In Primulina eburnea isolate SZY01 chromosome 14, ASM2296580v1, whole genome shotgun sequence, the following proteins share a genomic window:
- the LOC140811192 gene encoding uncharacterized protein, with protein MDDLPEGVRGPPPPPPQGDPATRVLEGMARLLEQMRDGDRARCAIYLLRDDVSLWWEKAAHAVDLATLTWARFKELLYGKYFPTDVSGRLTREFMSLRQGDSSVAEFIRKFDRGCHFVPMIAGDATQKLRHFLDGYDEATACAFQAEQALRDIDFEMQRKRHQAQSSSQPSEETVYWTSETTGAAEASRTEGHKAADCPKGKCPTTSKAYVMHADEAEATPDSTLITGRIYISGVATHALLDSGAKHSFISESFVKRLGIIHVAMDLGFRVSIPSGDQMFTSRIVRGLELRLQQKTVQADLIVLPLPEFDIILGMDWLSSHGGVIDFHQRSVSVRPPSAKLFVFEAARHQQFPQVISFLCARKLIKRGCQEFLASIVSVAESVSQRLEDVVVVSEFPSVFPDDVSGIPPAREVDFSIELVPGTIPISKAPYRLAPVEMKELKDQIQDLLDKASGSLSVLQDRPLIRLPSAESEGGRCA; from the exons ATGGACGATCTCCCTGAGGGTGTCAGGggacctccaccaccaccaccgcaAGGGGATCCAGCTACCCGAGTCCTTGAGGGTATGGCTAGACTACTGGAGCAG ATGAGGGATGGCGACCGGGCTAGGTGCGCCATCTATTTGCTGAGAGATGATGTGTCCCTATGGTGGGAGAAAGCCGCGCATGCTGTGGACTTGGCCACCCTTACCTGGGCCAGGTTCAAGGAGTTACTCTATGGGAAGTATTTTCCAACTGACGTTAGCGGCCGCCTGACGAGGGAGTTCATGAGTCTCCGACAGGGGGATTCATCTGTGGCGGAGTTCATCCGCAAGTTCGAccggggctgtcactttgtgcccatGATAGCAGGGGATGCCACccagaagctgaggcatttcctGGATG GTTACGATGAGGCCACCGCCTGCGCGTTTCAGGCGGAGCAGGCTCTGCGGGATATAGATTTTGAGATGCAGCGGAAGCGGCATCAGGCTCAATCCAGTTCCCAGCCCTCAGAAGAAACAGTTTACTGGACCAGCGAGACAACAGGGGCAGCAGAAGCCTCAAGGACA GAGGGCCACAAAGCAGCGGACTGCCCTAAGGGAAAGTGCCCCACTACCAGCAAAGCATATGTGATGCATGCCGACGAGGCGGAGGCAACACCAGACTCGACATTGATTACTG GGAGGATATATATTTCAGGTGTGGCCACGCATGCTCtgctagattcaggggctaaaCACTCATTTATATCTGAATCTTTCGTGAAGCGACTAGGTATCATACATGTAGCGATGGATTTGGGTTTCAGAGTATCGATCCCATCCGGGGATCAGATGTTCACTTCCCGGATAGTGAGAGGATTGGAGCTCAGATTGCAGCAGAAGACAGTACAGGCAGATCTGATAGTACTACCGCTGCCCGAGTTTGATATCATactgggcatggactggctctCTTCTCATGGAGGAGTCATAGATTTTCACCAGAGGTCAGTGTCTGTCAGACCTCCCAGTGCGAAGCTGTTTGTATTTGAGGCCGCTAGACATCAGCAGTTCCCGCAGGTTATTTCCTTCTTGTGCGCGAGGAAACTTATTAAGAGAGGCTGCCAGGAATTTTTAGCCAGCATCGTATCGGTGGCAGAGTCAGTCAGTCAGAGGCTGGAGGATGTAGTTGTGGTCAGCGAGTTCCCCAGCGTGTTCCCTGACGACGTTTCAGGTATTCCACCAGCCCGAGAGGTGGACTTCTCTATTGAACTCGTACCAGGGACAATACCGATATCTAAGGCGCCTTACCGATTAGCGCCTGTAGAGATGAAGGAGCTCAAGGATCAGATTCAGGATCTActggataagg cttcagggagcCTCAGTGTTCTCCAAGATAGACCTCTGATCCGGTTACCATCAGCTGAGAGTGAGGGAGGCAGATGTGCATAA